A genomic segment from Roseofilum capinflatum BLCC-M114 encodes:
- the treS gene encoding maltose alpha-D-glucosyltransferase, whose protein sequence is MRHSILKDDPLWFKDAIIYEVPVRAFADSNGDGIGDFGGLKDKLDYIQELGVTALWVLPFFPSPLKDDGYDIADYNSVNPIYGNLEDFKEFLRESHKRGIRVIIELIVNHTSDQHPWFQRARKAPPGSPEREFYVWNDNPRKYQAARIIFQDFEHSNWTWDSVANAYYWHRFYSHQPDLNYENPAVQKAVLEVVDFWLEMGVDGLRLDAVPYLYEEEGTNCENLPQTHEFLQALRSHMDSKFPNRMLLAEANQWPEDAAAYFGHGNECHMNFHFPLMPRLFMALKMEDSFPIIDILQQTPQIPNNCQWALFLRNHDELTLEMVSDEDRDYMYRVYAQDPQARINLGIRRRLSPLMDNDRRRIELLNSLLFSLPGTPVLYYGDEIGMGDNIYLGDRNGVRTPMQWSADRNAGFSRTNPQRLYAPPILDPEYHYEAINVEAQRSNTNALWWSMKRLIATRKRFQAFGRGSFEFLYPDNRKVLAFTRTYAGEHILIVSNLSRFVQTVELDLTPFQGMKPVEIFGRTEFPTIEDVPYFLSLSPYAFYWFTLQVEESITPSPVPVTQLPTLDVPTGPWPSAFYQNEPKTRFELHLPNYLITRSWFTGKSRTIQSTQIIDVIPIPYQNREAQILFIQINYTEGAAETYAFSVAYEAISADDPPLHGEHMIAKINVQEAGETGILYEASADPDFLNFMLEAIANGWEYQGIAGKIVPYLFNSPPQLNQGTPSFDPHLLRGEHKHTSIIYSDPHSETDDHHLVLKLFRQIEEGINADLEIGEFLTRRISSEIEPNPKTFSLRSGQITPFYGSLEYRRPGKSSMTIGVLRDFIPDIRDGWSYTLDNLRGYFEQVMATSTEIADLPLPTLKDFTLDVTSKPSDLDPESNDPIAEIPEVVYSLIGSYLGSAESLGQYMAEFHLALASDSENRHFAPEPFSSFYQRSIYQYMRNLSGKTLLFLQKRLNRLPEDWQPIAMDLINRKDQLLKRFSSVIDLKITALRTRCHGDYHLEQVLYTGKEFVITNFEGETNRPLSERRMKRSPLRDVAGMLQSFHYAASVALQQEVDNGMIDPENLAEMEQWADFWCSWVNLVFVKAYLQTASQGNFLPDTPRETQVLLDAYILEKSVYAISYELTRRPTWVKIPLSRTLKLLQVDDMSYLIPLLHSRSALPGNG, encoded by the coding sequence ATGCGCCACTCCATCCTCAAAGACGATCCCCTTTGGTTTAAAGATGCCATTATTTATGAAGTTCCTGTCCGAGCCTTTGCCGATAGCAACGGAGACGGTATCGGTGATTTTGGTGGACTCAAGGACAAACTCGACTATATTCAAGAGTTAGGGGTGACTGCCCTGTGGGTACTTCCCTTTTTCCCTTCTCCCCTCAAAGATGACGGTTATGATATTGCCGATTACAATAGCGTCAATCCCATTTATGGAAACCTAGAGGACTTCAAAGAATTCTTGCGCGAGAGCCATAAACGAGGTATTCGGGTGATCATCGAATTGATCGTTAACCACACCTCTGACCAACATCCCTGGTTTCAGCGAGCTAGAAAAGCGCCTCCAGGATCGCCAGAGCGAGAGTTTTATGTATGGAACGATAACCCCAGAAAATATCAAGCTGCTCGGATTATTTTCCAAGATTTTGAACATTCTAATTGGACTTGGGATTCTGTAGCTAATGCCTATTATTGGCATCGATTTTATTCTCACCAACCGGACTTAAACTATGAAAATCCGGCGGTGCAAAAAGCGGTTTTGGAAGTGGTGGATTTTTGGCTAGAGATGGGGGTCGATGGTCTGCGCTTAGATGCGGTTCCCTATCTGTATGAAGAGGAGGGAACGAATTGCGAAAATTTACCCCAAACCCATGAATTTTTGCAAGCTCTTCGCAGCCATATGGATTCTAAATTCCCCAACCGGATGTTGCTGGCGGAAGCCAATCAATGGCCCGAAGATGCGGCTGCCTATTTTGGCCATGGCAATGAATGCCATATGAATTTCCATTTCCCCTTGATGCCTCGTCTGTTCATGGCGCTAAAAATGGAAGATAGTTTTCCGATCATCGACATCTTACAACAAACGCCCCAAATTCCCAATAATTGTCAGTGGGCGCTGTTTTTGCGAAATCATGATGAACTGACGTTAGAAATGGTGTCTGATGAAGACCGAGATTATATGTATCGGGTGTATGCTCAAGACCCGCAAGCGCGGATTAATTTGGGGATTCGTCGGCGCTTGAGTCCGTTGATGGATAACGATCGCCGCCGGATAGAATTGCTCAATAGTCTGCTCTTCTCTTTGCCAGGAACTCCCGTCCTCTATTATGGGGATGAAATTGGCATGGGCGATAACATTTATTTAGGCGATCGTAACGGAGTCCGTACCCCCATGCAGTGGAGCGCCGATCGCAACGCCGGATTTAGCCGCACCAACCCCCAACGGCTCTATGCGCCCCCCATTCTCGACCCCGAATACCACTATGAAGCGATCAACGTCGAAGCCCAACGGAGCAACACCAACGCCCTTTGGTGGTCAATGAAACGGCTGATCGCCACCCGCAAACGCTTTCAAGCCTTCGGACGTGGCAGCTTTGAATTCCTCTATCCCGATAACCGTAAAGTCTTAGCCTTTACCCGCACCTATGCCGGAGAACATATCCTGATTGTCTCTAACCTTTCCCGATTCGTGCAAACTGTCGAGCTAGATCTGACTCCCTTCCAAGGAATGAAACCCGTAGAAATCTTTGGCCGGACTGAATTTCCCACCATTGAGGACGTTCCCTATTTTCTCAGCCTCAGTCCCTACGCCTTCTACTGGTTCACCCTACAAGTCGAAGAGAGCATCACCCCCAGCCCTGTCCCCGTCACCCAACTGCCCACTTTAGATGTGCCCACGGGCCCCTGGCCCAGTGCCTTCTATCAAAATGAACCCAAAACCCGTTTTGAACTGCATCTGCCTAACTATCTAATTACCCGCTCCTGGTTTACCGGTAAATCGCGCACCATTCAATCCACACAAATTATTGACGTGATTCCCATTCCTTACCAAAACCGGGAAGCTCAGATCCTTTTCATTCAGATCAACTATACCGAAGGTGCAGCCGAAACCTATGCCTTTTCTGTGGCTTACGAAGCCATCAGCGCCGACGATCCCCCTCTCCATGGAGAGCATATGATTGCCAAAATCAACGTGCAAGAAGCGGGCGAAACGGGGATTTTATATGAAGCCAGTGCCGATCCAGACTTCCTCAACTTCATGTTAGAGGCGATCGCCAACGGTTGGGAATATCAAGGCATTGCGGGTAAAATAGTGCCCTATCTGTTTAACAGTCCGCCACAACTGAACCAAGGGACTCCATCCTTTGACCCCCACCTCCTGCGAGGCGAACATAAGCATACCTCAATTATCTACAGCGATCCCCATAGTGAAACCGACGATCATCACCTGGTTCTCAAACTCTTCCGCCAAATTGAAGAAGGGATCAACGCCGATCTAGAAATTGGAGAATTTCTCACCCGTAGAATCAGCTCAGAAATTGAACCCAATCCCAAAACCTTCTCCTTGCGATCGGGCCAAATCACTCCCTTTTATGGTTCCCTAGAATATCGTCGCCCTGGTAAATCCTCCATGACCATTGGTGTATTGCGCGACTTTATTCCTGACATCCGGGACGGTTGGTCATACACCCTGGACAATTTGCGCGGTTATTTCGAGCAAGTGATGGCGACTTCCACCGAGATCGCCGATCTTCCCTTACCTACCCTCAAAGACTTCACCCTAGATGTGACCTCCAAACCCAGCGACCTAGACCCAGAGAGCAATGATCCCATTGCTGAGATTCCCGAAGTCGTTTACTCCCTCATTGGGTCTTACTTGGGTTCGGCTGAGAGTCTGGGACAATATATGGCCGAATTTCATTTAGCTCTAGCCTCCGATAGCGAAAATCGCCACTTTGCCCCAGAACCTTTTTCATCCTTCTACCAACGGTCGATTTACCAATACATGCGGAATCTGAGCGGTAAAACCCTCCTGTTTTTGCAAAAGCGTCTCAACCGACTACCGGAAGACTGGCAACCGATCGCGATGGACTTAATTAATCGCAAAGACCAATTATTAAAGCGTTTTAGCTCTGTCATCGATTTGAAAATCACCGCCCTGAGAACCCGTTGTCATGGAGATTATCACTTAGAGCAAGTTCTCTATACCGGTAAAGAATTTGTGATTACCAACTTTGAAGGAGAAACCAACCGACCCCTAAGCGAACGACGCATGAAGCGATCGCCCCTGCGGGACGTGGCCGGAATGCTCCAATCCTTCCACTATGCCGCCAGCGTCGCCCTGCAACAAGAAGTCGATAATGGCATGATTGACCCCGAAAACTTGGCTGAAATGGAGCAATGGGCAGACTTTTGGTGTAGTTGGGTGAACCTGGTATTTGTGAAAGCCTATCTGCAAACCGCCAGTCAAGGCAACTTCCTGCCCGATACTCCCAGGGAAACTCAAGTGCTACTCGACGCTTACATCCTGGAAAAATCAGTCTACGCCATTTCCTACGAACTCACCCGTCGTCCCACTTGGGTGAAAATTCCCCTATCCCGTACCTTAAAACTCTTGCAAGTTGACGATATGTCCTATCTCATTCCTCTGTTGCACTCCCGTAGCGCTTTGCCCGGTAATGGGTAA
- the malQ gene encoding 4-alpha-glucanotransferase: MAFERASGILLHPTSLPSSFGIGDLGENAYRFVDFLARSGQKIWQILPLGPTGYEHSPYTMNYSAFAGNPLMISLEQLAAEELLNSEELTPLTGEDIAGNRVNFDRVIPHKYGFLKQAYVTFKEHLAKEENPAFTEFCQEQASWLDDYVLFMSLMEENGGQAWNLWEPAIARREPQSLARKKEALADSILYHQFLQFKFFEQWRNLRQYTNEKGIQIIGDVSIYVCHNSSDVWANPEIFKLDPQTLEPAWMAGVPPDYFSATGQLWGNPVYDWDKLQETNYAWWIERFRATLQYVDVVRIDHFRGFEAYWQVPAGEETAMNGEWVKAPGFEFFQTLGEALGSLPVLAEDLGIITPEVEELRDHFNFPGMKILLFAFGGGADNAYLPHNYPQNAIVYTGTHDNDTSVGWWKNAGEKEKQHLAQYLGYASPEEITEISWLLIRTALSSVAVWAILPLQDLFSLDNEGRMNDPSVSAGNWRWRYDDPGMLSDELGDRLRHLTQSYGR; this comes from the coding sequence ATGGCTTTTGAACGCGCAAGTGGCATCTTATTACACCCGACCTCCTTGCCCAGTTCCTTCGGAATTGGCGATTTAGGAGAGAATGCTTATCGATTTGTGGATTTCCTCGCTCGCAGTGGGCAAAAAATATGGCAAATTTTGCCCTTGGGGCCAACCGGTTATGAACATTCTCCCTACACCATGAATTACAGCGCTTTTGCCGGTAATCCCTTGATGATTAGCTTAGAGCAATTAGCCGCAGAGGAATTATTAAATTCTGAGGAATTAACCCCTCTGACTGGAGAGGATATTGCAGGTAACCGGGTGAATTTCGATCGAGTGATTCCCCATAAGTATGGGTTCCTCAAACAGGCCTATGTCACCTTTAAGGAACACTTAGCAAAAGAGGAAAATCCTGCCTTCACTGAATTTTGCCAGGAACAGGCCAGTTGGTTGGATGATTATGTGTTGTTTATGTCCCTGATGGAGGAAAATGGGGGACAAGCATGGAATCTTTGGGAACCGGCGATCGCTCGTCGCGAACCTCAGAGTCTAGCTCGTAAAAAAGAAGCCCTTGCTGATTCCATCCTATACCATCAATTTCTGCAATTCAAGTTTTTTGAACAGTGGCGAAACCTGCGCCAGTACACCAACGAAAAGGGCATTCAAATCATTGGTGATGTCTCGATTTACGTCTGCCACAATAGCTCTGATGTCTGGGCAAATCCCGAAATTTTCAAGTTAGATCCCCAAACTCTAGAACCCGCGTGGATGGCTGGCGTTCCTCCTGATTATTTTAGTGCTACGGGGCAATTGTGGGGCAATCCGGTTTACGATTGGGATAAATTACAAGAAACCAATTATGCTTGGTGGATTGAACGCTTCCGAGCCACCCTGCAATATGTGGATGTGGTGAGAATTGACCATTTCCGGGGCTTTGAAGCCTATTGGCAAGTGCCAGCCGGAGAAGAAACGGCCATGAATGGAGAATGGGTTAAGGCTCCGGGATTTGAATTTTTCCAAACCTTGGGGGAAGCGTTGGGGAGTTTGCCCGTGTTAGCGGAAGACTTGGGCATTATTACGCCGGAAGTGGAAGAATTACGGGATCATTTTAACTTTCCGGGAATGAAAATTCTCCTCTTTGCTTTTGGCGGTGGAGCAGATAATGCTTATTTGCCCCATAATTATCCCCAAAACGCGATCGTCTACACAGGAACCCATGATAATGATACGTCAGTGGGCTGGTGGAAAAACGCCGGGGAAAAAGAAAAACAGCATTTAGCCCAATATCTCGGTTATGCTTCCCCAGAAGAAATTACGGAGATTTCTTGGCTGTTGATTCGCACCGCGTTAAGTTCTGTAGCAGTTTGGGCGATTCTTCCCTTACAAGACTTATTCAGTTTAGATAACGAGGGACGGATGAACGATCCCAGTGTGAGCGCGGGAAACTGGCGTTGGCGCTATGATGATCCAGGGATGTTGAGCGATGAATTAGGCGATCGCCTGCGACACTTAACCCAATCCTACGGCCGCTAA
- the cysC gene encoding adenylyl-sulfate kinase, producing the protein MNHRGVTIWFTGLSGAGKTTITQALEKKLRAAEVKLEVLDGDIVRTNLTKGLGFSKEDRDENIRRIGFVSHLLTRNGVIVLVSAISPYRAIREEVRQRIGDFVEVFVNAPLAVCEERDVKGLYKRARAGEIKQFTGISDPYEPPTKPEIECRTDLEELSESVDKVWNKLVEMGYLQ; encoded by the coding sequence ATGAATCACCGTGGTGTTACAATCTGGTTTACCGGTCTCAGTGGCGCTGGTAAAACCACCATTACCCAAGCCCTAGAGAAAAAATTACGCGCTGCTGAAGTGAAATTAGAAGTCCTCGATGGCGATATTGTCCGCACCAACCTTACCAAAGGATTAGGCTTTAGCAAAGAAGACCGAGACGAAAATATCCGCCGCATTGGATTTGTTTCCCACTTATTAACCCGAAATGGGGTTATTGTTTTAGTTTCTGCCATTTCCCCCTATCGAGCGATTCGGGAAGAAGTGCGCCAGAGAATTGGTGATTTTGTGGAAGTATTTGTGAATGCTCCCCTAGCCGTTTGTGAAGAACGGGATGTTAAGGGGTTATACAAACGTGCTAGAGCCGGAGAAATTAAGCAATTTACCGGCATTTCTGACCCCTATGAACCCCCAACCAAACCCGAAATTGAATGCCGCACCGATCTCGAAGAGTTATCAGAAAGTGTAGATAAGGTGTGGAACAAATTGGTAGAAATGGGTTATTTGCAATAG
- a CDS encoding ABC transporter substrate-binding protein, translating to MHVSFDRLKKSLLPLSLTFALSACQTPPAPIAETPPPTPSSTPVQNFEGVTLTVLTEVGPTIYEPLNRRAPDFERLTGVNINIVTVPFGQLYQTILDDLSQGTKKYDLIVFAPQWMVDFAAPGYLEELDGRIANDPALEWNDIAPFFREFSTTYDRKIYTIPLDGDFQMVYYRSDLLEQEGLNPPKTWDDYLKIAQAFHGKDLNGDGEPDYGSCMSKKPNAQSYWMFGSILSPFIQSQGTRQGIFFDPETMKPLVNNEAFAKALEIYKQTTQYAPANELELTTHEVHPLFASGRCALTLDWGDTGTIVINPEISQVIDKVGADIAPGSREILDRETGALVTCDKATCPYAINGVNHAPYAAFGGWSGAVNAASNERRKEAAYAFLSYMSQPAQANVDVTIGGTGFNPYRFSQYSKQKLWIDAGMSAEAAQRYLGAIGLSLSNANVVLDLRVPYNNRYQQDVLDPVLGAYLRDEITTEQAIQQIEQGWEKITDEVGREAQRNAYKASIGVQ from the coding sequence ATGCACGTTTCCTTCGATCGCCTCAAAAAATCCCTCCTCCCCCTAAGCCTTACTTTCGCCCTATCTGCTTGCCAGACTCCACCTGCTCCCATTGCCGAAACTCCCCCCCCTACTCCCTCCAGCACCCCAGTCCAGAACTTTGAAGGCGTAACCCTAACCGTTTTAACCGAAGTGGGCCCCACCATATACGAACCCCTCAACCGTCGTGCCCCCGACTTTGAGCGTCTCACAGGAGTCAACATTAACATCGTCACCGTTCCCTTTGGCCAACTCTATCAAACCATTCTCGATGACTTAAGCCAAGGGACAAAAAAATATGACCTGATTGTATTTGCGCCCCAATGGATGGTTGATTTTGCTGCTCCTGGATACTTAGAAGAATTAGATGGGCGCATCGCCAACGACCCCGCCCTAGAATGGAACGACATCGCCCCGTTTTTCCGCGAATTCAGCACCACCTACGACCGAAAAATCTACACCATTCCCCTCGATGGTGACTTCCAAATGGTCTATTACCGTTCCGACTTACTCGAACAAGAAGGACTGAATCCCCCCAAAACCTGGGATGACTACCTCAAAATTGCTCAAGCCTTCCACGGAAAAGACCTCAATGGCGATGGCGAACCCGACTATGGCTCCTGTATGTCCAAAAAACCCAATGCCCAATCTTACTGGATGTTCGGCTCCATTCTCAGTCCCTTTATCCAAAGTCAAGGCACTCGCCAAGGCATATTTTTCGATCCAGAAACCATGAAACCCTTAGTCAATAATGAAGCCTTTGCCAAAGCCTTAGAAATTTATAAACAAACCACCCAATACGCTCCTGCCAACGAACTAGAGCTAACCACCCATGAAGTTCACCCCTTATTTGCCTCTGGACGCTGTGCCCTCACCTTAGATTGGGGCGATACCGGGACAATCGTCATTAACCCAGAAATTTCCCAAGTCATCGATAAAGTTGGGGCAGATATTGCCCCCGGTTCGCGGGAAATCTTAGACCGAGAAACTGGAGCATTAGTAACCTGTGATAAAGCGACTTGTCCTTATGCGATTAATGGGGTAAATCACGCTCCCTATGCTGCCTTTGGGGGATGGTCAGGTGCAGTTAATGCTGCCAGTAATGAGCGCCGTAAAGAAGCCGCCTATGCTTTTTTATCCTATATGAGCCAACCCGCACAAGCCAATGTAGATGTTACCATTGGCGGAACCGGATTTAATCCCTATCGTTTTTCCCAATATTCTAAACAGAAATTGTGGATTGATGCGGGAATGAGTGCTGAAGCGGCCCAGAGATATTTAGGCGCGATTGGCTTAAGTTTGAGTAATGCGAATGTGGTTTTAGATTTGCGGGTTCCCTACAATAACCGCTATCAACAGGACGTTTTAGATCCGGTCTTGGGGGCATATCTCAGAGATGAAATCACCACAGAACAAGCCATACAACAAATTGAACAAGGCTGGGAAAAGATTACCGATGAAGTGGGGAGAGAAGCGCAACGAAATGCCTACAAAGCTAGTATTGGAGTACAATGA